The following coding sequences are from one Megamonas funiformis window:
- a CDS encoding DUF1349 domain-containing protein, with product MFFDVDKLHWTRKPLSFNITKDKIEIITSPHTDLWQRTYYHFRNDNAPVLQMSTSEEFFSFTVKTDFDSKVRFDQCGIVLYLDSENWLKASVEYENEDIQHLGSVVTNKGYSDWATTVINSSIKSIWYRLSRRKDDFRIEYSLNGINYNQMRICHLWEASGDIQFGIYACSPENSSFKATFTDFKMTECVWQAHDGQQPDEDITY from the coding sequence ATGTTTTTTGATGTAGATAAGCTACATTGGACTCGTAAACCTTTATCATTTAATATAACTAAAGATAAAATCGAAATCATAACTTCACCTCATACTGATTTATGGCAAAGAACATATTATCACTTCAGAAATGATAATGCTCCTGTGCTACAGATGAGTACAAGTGAAGAATTCTTTTCATTTACTGTTAAGACAGATTTTGATAGCAAAGTCCGATTTGACCAATGCGGCATCGTCTTATATTTAGATAGTGAAAACTGGCTCAAAGCTTCCGTTGAATATGAAAATGAAGATATTCAACATTTGGGTAGTGTTGTTACTAATAAAGGATATTCTGATTGGGCAACAACTGTAATTAATAGTTCTATAAAATCCATTTGGTATAGATTGAGTCGCCGAAAAGACGATTTTCGCATAGAATATTCTCTTAATGGCATAAATTATAATCAAATGCGCATATGTCATCTTTGGGAAGCTTCTGGTGATATCCAATTTGGCATTTATGCTTGTAGCCCAGAAAATTCTTCATTTAAAGCTACATTTACTGATTTCAAAATGACAGAATGTGTTTGGCAAGCTCACGACGGTCAACAACCTGACGAAGATATTACTTATTAA
- a CDS encoding dihydroorotase, whose protein sequence is MYDLALKNGFIVNENEIYLGNIYIQDEKIVEISLADKPANEVYDVSGKYLLPGCIDTHCHFRDPGATAKEDFTTGTQAAIASGVTTVFDMPNTNPSVLNEQDLLQKANYFAPKAFADYGIWGLSLGEINLGDLPRLCETGASAVKFFWGYAINAKTKALIYNYNPKDEDIIPPLGDGEVYEIFEQMAKTGKIIAIHAENIELIQTLTKRLQQSGKKDYEALIQSRPALAEALTIQTASLLAKATGARLHILHLTSKMGMEAVAQAKANGVNITAETCPQYLFLSAKDYDSVGPMMKVYPVIKHEEDRLALWQGLKNGTIDFIASDHAPHIISEKQGDLFSIPAGMCGVETMLPLMLNEVNNGHITLPFLVKVMAKNVADIYNLPNKGNLEIGKDADIVVVDMNKVDTIENEKLHSKQPLTAFAGRKIKGWPIKTFLRGQLVVDNNKICQDKACGKWIK, encoded by the coding sequence ATGTATGATTTAGCTTTAAAAAATGGTTTTATTGTTAATGAAAATGAAATCTATCTAGGAAATATTTATATACAAGATGAAAAGATTGTTGAAATTTCTTTAGCGGATAAGCCTGCTAATGAGGTTTATGATGTTTCTGGTAAGTATCTTTTACCTGGCTGTATTGATACGCATTGTCATTTTCGTGACCCTGGAGCTACTGCTAAGGAAGATTTTACAACTGGCACACAAGCTGCTATTGCTAGTGGTGTAACTACTGTATTTGATATGCCCAATACAAATCCTTCTGTTTTAAATGAGCAAGATTTATTACAAAAAGCAAATTATTTTGCTCCTAAAGCTTTTGCTGATTATGGTATTTGGGGTCTTTCTTTAGGTGAAATCAACCTTGGCGATTTACCTAGACTTTGTGAAACTGGTGCTAGTGCTGTAAAATTCTTCTGGGGATATGCTATAAATGCCAAAACAAAAGCTTTAATTTATAATTACAATCCTAAAGATGAAGATATTATCCCACCTCTTGGCGACGGTGAAGTCTATGAAATTTTTGAACAAATGGCAAAAACAGGAAAAATAATCGCCATTCATGCTGAAAATATTGAATTAATTCAAACTTTAACTAAACGCTTGCAACAATCTGGTAAAAAAGATTACGAAGCTTTAATCCAATCTCGACCAGCTCTAGCAGAAGCTTTGACTATCCAAACAGCTAGTCTACTTGCCAAAGCCACTGGTGCTAGACTTCATATTCTTCATTTGACTTCTAAAATGGGAATGGAAGCAGTCGCTCAAGCAAAGGCTAATGGTGTAAATATAACTGCTGAAACTTGCCCACAATATCTATTTTTATCTGCTAAAGATTATGATAGTGTAGGGCCAATGATGAAAGTATATCCTGTCATCAAACATGAAGAAGATAGACTTGCACTTTGGCAAGGATTGAAAAATGGCACTATAGATTTTATCGCTTCTGACCATGCACCACATATCATCAGTGAAAAACAAGGTGATTTATTCTCCATTCCTGCTGGCATGTGCGGTGTAGAAACTATGCTTCCATTAATGCTCAATGAAGTAAATAATGGTCATATCACTTTACCTTTCTTAGTGAAAGTCATGGCTAAAAATGTAGCTGATATCTATAATTTACCAAATAAAGGTAATTTAGAGATTGGTAAAGATGCCGATATTGTAGTTGTTGATATGAATAAAGTCGATACTATTGAAAATGAAAAACTTCACAGCAAACAACCGCTAACTGCTTTTGCTGGTAGAAAAATCAAAGGTTGGCCTATCAAAACATTTTTACGTGGTCAATTAGTTGTAGATAATAATAAAATCTGCCAAGATAAAGCTTGTGGTAAATGGATAAAATAA
- a CDS encoding dihydroorotate dehydrogenase electron transfer subunit, producing MKKLVVTGTILLNKAVNENVKHMVIKAPEIANLAEPGQFVHVKTLHSENFLRRPFSIADVDKNEGTITLIYRIVGKGTAEYSRLKEGEEFSILGPIGNGFKLKEGRPLLVGGGVGIAPLIYLSRLLKDQKPILLIGGKNKDEVFWEEYLKEYADKIYITTDDGSVGFKGFTIQLMPEILKENNIDAIYTCGPNIMMEGVAKLAYEHDIDCQVSLEKRMACGIGVCLGCTFEGKLTKKRRKVCTEGPVFEAKEVF from the coding sequence TTGAAAAAGCTTGTAGTAACAGGAACAATTTTGCTCAACAAAGCAGTAAATGAAAATGTAAAACACATGGTTATCAAAGCTCCAGAAATTGCAAATCTTGCTGAACCTGGTCAGTTTGTTCATGTGAAGACTTTGCATAGTGAAAACTTTTTGCGTCGTCCATTCAGTATTGCAGATGTAGATAAAAACGAAGGTACAATCACTTTAATTTATCGTATTGTCGGTAAAGGCACAGCTGAATATTCTAGATTAAAAGAAGGTGAAGAATTTAGTATTTTAGGTCCTATTGGTAATGGCTTCAAATTAAAAGAAGGTCGTCCATTGCTCGTAGGCGGTGGTGTAGGTATTGCTCCACTTATCTATTTATCTCGCTTGCTCAAAGACCAAAAACCTATTTTACTTATCGGTGGTAAAAATAAAGATGAAGTATTCTGGGAAGAATATTTAAAAGAATATGCTGATAAAATTTATATCACAACAGATGATGGTTCTGTAGGATTTAAAGGTTTCACTATTCAATTAATGCCTGAAATCTTAAAAGAAAATAATATTGACGCTATTTATACTTGTGGTCCAAATATCATGATGGAAGGCGTGGCAAAACTCGCTTATGAACATGATATTGATTGCCAAGTATCATTAGAAAAACGCATGGCTTGCGGTATTGGCGTATGTCTTGGCTGTACTTTTGAAGGTAAACTCACTAAAAAACGTCGTAAAGTTTGCACAGAAGGCCCAGTTTTTGAAGCTAAGGAGGTATTTTAA
- the thrS gene encoding threonine--tRNA ligase encodes MANITLKDGAVREVAEGTTVLDFVKSFSNSLAKKALACKIDGETKDLMTVIDGDHQVEILTFEDEDGRWALRHSASHILAQAVKRLYGDKNVKLAIGPAIDNGFYYDFDMDHQLSTEDLAKIEKEMKKIVKENLAIVRKEVTRQEALDFFNAEGESYKVELINDLPEDAMITMYSQGEFTDLCAGPHVVSTGKVKAIKLQSVAGAYWRGSEKNKMLQRVYGTAFEKQADLDAYLKMLEEAAKRDHRKLGKELDLFSLHEEGPGFPFFHPNGMVIRNELINYWREVHRQFGYQEIKTPMIMNRKLWETSGHWDHYKENMYFTKIDGEDYAIKPMNCPGGMLVYLTQQHSYRDLPLRLGELGLVHRHELSGALHGLMRVRNFTQDDAHIFMLPSQIEDEIQRVIDLFDKVYSTFGLTYHAELSTRPEDSMGSDEVWETATNALRNALEHRGLKYVINEGDGAFYGPKIDFHLTDSIGRTWQCGTIQLDMLMPEKFDLTYIGEDGQKHRPVMIHRVVYGSIERFIGILIENYAGAFPVWLAPVQVKILPISDKYVDYAYEIKRKMFDLGIRVEVDDRNEKIGYKIREAQVKKVPYSIIVGESELENKNISVRKRREKDTVTMDTDEFINNLLEEIKTKAQ; translated from the coding sequence ATGGCAAATATCACATTAAAAGATGGTGCTGTTCGTGAAGTAGCTGAAGGCACTACTGTTCTTGATTTTGTAAAATCCTTTAGTAATTCTTTAGCAAAAAAAGCTTTAGCTTGCAAAATTGATGGAGAAACTAAAGATTTAATGACTGTTATAGATGGAGATCATCAAGTAGAAATTTTAACTTTTGAAGATGAAGATGGTCGTTGGGCACTTCGTCATAGTGCTTCTCATATTTTAGCTCAAGCTGTAAAACGTCTTTATGGCGATAAAAATGTAAAACTTGCAATTGGTCCTGCAATTGACAATGGTTTTTACTATGATTTTGATATGGATCATCAGCTTAGCACTGAAGATTTAGCAAAAATCGAAAAAGAAATGAAAAAAATTGTTAAAGAAAATTTAGCAATTGTACGTAAAGAAGTTACTCGTCAGGAAGCACTTGATTTCTTCAATGCTGAAGGCGAAAGCTATAAAGTAGAATTAATTAATGATTTACCAGAAGATGCAATGATCACTATGTACAGCCAAGGTGAATTCACTGACCTTTGTGCAGGTCCACACGTAGTATCTACAGGTAAAGTAAAAGCTATTAAATTACAATCTGTTGCTGGTGCTTATTGGCGCGGTAGCGAAAAAAATAAAATGCTTCAACGTGTATATGGTACAGCATTTGAAAAACAAGCTGATTTAGATGCTTACTTAAAAATGCTTGAAGAAGCTGCTAAACGTGATCACCGCAAACTCGGTAAAGAACTCGATTTATTCAGCTTACATGAAGAAGGTCCAGGCTTCCCATTCTTCCATCCAAATGGTATGGTAATCAGAAACGAACTCATCAACTACTGGCGTGAAGTTCATCGTCAATTTGGTTATCAGGAAATTAAAACTCCAATGATTATGAATCGTAAACTTTGGGAAACTTCTGGTCATTGGGATCATTATAAAGAAAATATGTACTTCACAAAAATTGATGGTGAAGATTATGCAATTAAACCAATGAACTGCCCAGGTGGTATGCTTGTTTATTTAACACAGCAACACAGCTATCGTGATTTACCACTTCGCCTTGGTGAACTTGGTCTTGTACATCGTCATGAATTATCTGGTGCATTACATGGTTTAATGCGTGTACGTAACTTCACTCAAGATGATGCTCATATCTTTATGTTACCTAGCCAGATTGAAGATGAAATCCAAAGAGTTATTGACTTATTTGATAAAGTTTATAGCACATTTGGTTTAACTTATCATGCAGAACTCAGCACACGTCCTGAAGACTCCATGGGTTCTGATGAAGTTTGGGAAACTGCAACTAATGCACTTAGAAATGCACTTGAACATCGTGGTCTTAAATACGTTATCAACGAAGGCGATGGCGCTTTCTATGGTCCAAAAATCGACTTCCATTTAACTGACTCTATCGGTCGTACTTGGCAGTGTGGTACAATTCAGCTTGATATGTTAATGCCTGAAAAATTCGACCTCACTTATATCGGTGAAGATGGTCAGAAACATCGTCCAGTAATGATTCACCGTGTAGTATACGGAAGTATCGAACGCTTTATCGGTATTTTAATTGAAAACTATGCTGGTGCATTCCCAGTATGGCTCGCTCCTGTACAGGTTAAAATATTACCTATCAGCGATAAATATGTTGATTATGCTTATGAAATCAAACGCAAAATGTTTGACCTCGGCATTCGTGTAGAAGTTGATGACCGCAATGAAAAAATCGGTTACAAAATCCGTGAAGCTCAAGTTAAAAAAGTTCCATACAGCATTATCGTAGGTGAATCCGAATTAGAAAATAAAAATATTTCTGTTCGTAAACGTCGTGAAAAAGATACTGTTACTATGGATACTGATGAATTTATCAACAATCTTCTTGAAGAAATTAAAACAAAAGCTCAGTAA
- a CDS encoding DMT family transporter — protein sequence MKNKAYVLLSLAGILWGFQPVVVKFIVAEMNPPTLVSFRYLLLSATLFLLMKITHKKDFIPPKSCWLPLIIMGITGVSLNNGSQFTGLQYSTVANATLIAAMTPAVTSLLAFVFLRERLALLQWIGIIISISGTLYLISNGNLDIILHISFNLGDILFFVAQLSWAIYCLISIRVMKKMSVLSVTAWAGVFGAIFIAIYGHFTCGLFIPDLSMKAMASFAYIVWLGGVGAMIFWNIGVKNVGASTASIFLNIMPIVGIVTASITLNEIITMEECLGAVVILLGVYITTHTKQILEKLNWKK from the coding sequence TTGAAAAATAAAGCTTATGTGTTGTTGTCTTTGGCTGGAATTTTATGGGGTTTTCAGCCTGTAGTGGTGAAATTCATTGTAGCGGAGATGAACCCACCTACTTTAGTATCTTTCCGATATTTATTACTTAGTGCTACTTTATTTTTATTGATGAAAATTACACATAAAAAAGATTTTATACCGCCCAAAAGTTGCTGGTTGCCACTTATAATTATGGGGATAACAGGCGTTAGTTTGAATAATGGTTCACAATTTACAGGGCTACAATATTCTACAGTAGCTAATGCCACTTTGATTGCTGCTATGACGCCAGCTGTTACATCTTTATTAGCTTTTGTATTTTTGCGTGAAAGATTGGCTTTATTACAATGGATTGGAATTATAATTTCGATATCAGGAACATTGTATTTAATCAGCAATGGAAATCTAGATATTATTTTACATATTTCATTTAATTTAGGAGATATATTATTTTTTGTAGCTCAATTAAGTTGGGCAATTTATTGTTTAATCAGTATTCGCGTGATGAAGAAAATGTCTGTATTATCTGTTACAGCATGGGCAGGAGTATTTGGTGCGATTTTTATTGCAATCTATGGTCATTTTACTTGTGGTTTATTTATACCAGATTTATCTATGAAAGCTATGGCTTCATTTGCATATATTGTATGGCTCGGTGGTGTAGGAGCAATGATATTTTGGAATATTGGTGTAAAAAATGTAGGTGCAAGTACAGCTTCCATATTTTTAAATATCATGCCTATTGTGGGGATTGTTACAGCTTCAATAACATTAAATGAAATAATTACTATGGAAGAATGTTTAGGCGCAGTAGTTATTTTATTAGGTGTATATATAACAACACATACAAAGCAAATTTTAGAAAAATTAAATTGGAAAAAGTAA